In the genome of Bacillus thuringiensis, the window TTGGTGAGAAATCAAAGATATCCATGTAATCTGGCACAACGATAATACCACCTGGATGCTGTCCAGTTGTACGTTTTACCCCTGTACATCCCGCTACTAAGCGATCAATCTCTGCATTTCGAATTGTTAAATTGTGATCATTTGCATAACCTTTTACATATCCATAAGCTGTTTTTTCCGCAACTGTACCAATCGTTCCAGCACGGTATACATAATCTTCACCGAACAGTACTTTCGTATAGTTATGGGCACGTGGTTGGTATTCCCCGGAGAAGTTCAAATCGATATCGGGTACCTTATCTCCTTTGAATCCAAGGAACGTTTCGAATGGGATATCATGTCCATCTTTTACATATGCCACATTACATGTCGGACAATCTTTATCTGGTAAGTCGAAACCAGAGCCTACCGAACCATCATTAAAGAATTCAGATTGCTTGCATTTTGGACAGACATAGTGTGGTGGTAATGGGTTTACTTCTGTAATTTCCATCATCGTTGCAACGAACGATGAACCTACTGAACCACGCGAACCTACTAGATATCCGTCGACTAACGATTTTTTCACAAGCTTATGTGAGATTAAATAAATAACGGCAAATCCATGTCCAATAATACTTTTCAATTCTTTTTCTAAGCGAGCCTCTACAATTTCTGGTAGTTCTTCACCATATATACTGCGTGCCATTTTATAACTCATATCACGTGTTTCATCATCGGCACCCTCAATTTTAGGTGTATATAGATCATCTTTTACCGGACGAACATCACCAATTAATGACGCAATCTTTTGTGTATTCGTTACAACAACTTCTTTCGCTTTGTCCTCACCTAAAAATGAAAAACACTCTAGCATTTCATCAGTTGTACGGAAATGTACTGGCGGTAATGAATGTCGATTTAACGGATTTGCCCCGCCCTGTGAACTAACTAAAATTTTACGATACATTGCATCTTCTGGATCTAAGTAATGCACGTTCCCTGTAGCGACAACTGGTTTATCTAACGTCTCACCTAGTTTTACTAAGTTAGAGATAATTGTTTTTAATTGTCCTTCATCTCGAACGAGTTCACGCTCTACTAAATGACGCAACACCTCTGGAGGCATTACTTCAATGTAATCATAGAACTGTGCAATTTCTTCTACCTCTTCAGGAGCTTTTTGCATCATCGCCTCAAATACTTCACCTTTATCACAAGCCGTTCCTACTAAAATTCCTTCACGGTATTTTTTTAATAGTGACCTCGGTACTCGTGGTACACGGTAAAAGTAATTAAGGTGAGAATATGAAACAAGTTTATATAAATTTTTCAACCCAACATCTGATGTGGCAAGTAACGTTATATGACTTGGACGGCCACGCTTATACGCATCCCCTTGTCCCATGCTATCATTTAATTGATCGTGATATTCAAATCCCTTTTCAATTACATCTTTCAACATTTTCACAAGCAAATATCCCGTCGCTTCTGTATCATAAATCGCACGGTGATGTTGCGTTAATTCAATATCAAGTTTTTTACACATCGTATTTAATCGATGATTTTTCATTTCCGGGAATAAGAATCGTGCAAGTTCTAACGTATCAATAACTGGGTTATTCGTTTTTTCTATCCCAGCCTTTTTAAAACCTACATTAATAAAGCCCATATCAAAGCTTGCGTTATGGGCAACAAGTGTATGGTCACCCATCCATTCTTCAAACTTTTTAAACACTTCGTCCACTTCTGGCGCATCAGTTAACATATCATCTGTAATACCTGTTAATTCAATAATCGTCGCTGATAATGGTTGATGTGGATTTGCGAAAGATTCAAAGCGATCAATGATTTCGCCACCCTTTACTTTTACGGCAGCCAACTCAATGACTGTATCGTATACAGCTGATAAACCTGTCGTCTCAACGTCGAAAACAACATACGTTTCCTCCGCAAGTAAACGATGCGCTTCGTTATATGCTATCGGTACACCATCATTAACTAAATTCGCTTCTACACCGTATATAACTTTAACTCCAGCTTTTTTTCCCGCAGAATATGCCTCTGGAAACGACTGAGCCACAGCATGGTCTGTAACCGCAATAGCTTCATGTCCCCATTTACCTGCTTGGGCAACAAGCCTAGAAACAGGAGTAACAGCATCCATTTGGCTCATCGGAGTGTGCAGATGAAGTTCTACACGCTTTTCACCTTCTGGCGCTTTATCTTTACGAGACGGCCCTGTTATTTCATTAATATCATTTGCAATCATTACTAAATCTCGAACGAATGTATCGTTTTGAACAGAACCACGTGCTTTCACCCACATTCCTTTTTTCAAGGATTGCAGCATTGGAATATCTTCTTTGTCACGTGAGAACATTTTAATCATAATAGAATCCGTATAATCTGTTATTTTTAAAGTTAATAACGTACGGCCACTACGAAGCTCTTTTGTCTCTACATGGAAGACATATCCTTGAACCGTTTTTCTTCGTTCTTCATCTTGAATTTCTCGCATCGGTGTAATCTCTTCATCCGGCTTAATAAGATACCCGAGTGTAATCGGTCCTTCATACACAACGCTACTTTCTTCAGCTTGCTTCTTCGCCATTTCTTCCATAGCTTGTATAACACGCTCGCGGTCTTCTTGCTGAGTTTGCTCACGAAACTTTTGCATTTCTTCTGCATTTTGCTGTATATGTGTGTCTAACTGGAAACGCGGGAATCCAAAAACTTCGTATTGATCCCCCACTGGTTTCGCAACGTTTTTCTTTAAAGCAGTAGACTCCAGCTCATTATTCACATTTATTAGCAACTTCACTCCATTCACCTGCGGAAGTTGCTTCTTTAAGTACGCGAACATGGGTGAAAATGTAATTCGTTCCGTACAAAGTGGCCAATACGCCCTTACTTCTTCTTCTGTAAATTGTTTATTCTCTGTTTCTAATGCAAATGTTGTTCTTGCAATATGAGAAAATGATTGCTTAAGCTTTGTTTCTAGCAATTCATATAATTCTGTAGGCAAAATACGTGGCACTTGTAAATCAAAATGCCAACTTTTATTCGCTTTATCAATAACGAGTCTTTCAATACCACCGCCTTGTAAATATTGATTTATAAGGTCGTCTGGTATTTGCAACTGCTGGAGCAAAATTTGAAATCGCTCTTGTTGTTCATTTGTTAAAGACATAAGCACTCTCCTTCCATTTGCTATTATAAATTGAAACGTACTACAAAGAAAGATTTCTTCCTTCTTCTTTTACAAAATACGTTTACAAAGAAAGAGAAGGTACCCCATTACGAGGTACCTCTTCTTATTTTAAAATATTTGCAATATATGTTTGAAGTTCTTCTACTTTTACTTCTTCAGACTCACCTGTAGCACGTATTTTCACTTCTACAATACCTTCGTCTGCTTTTTTACCAACTGTAACGCGAACTGGAAGACCGAATAAATCTGCATCTGCAAACTTAACACCTGCACGTTCTGCACGATCGTCTAATAACACTTCATAGCCTTGTTCTTGTAATGAGTTGTAGATATTTTCACCCATTTCACGTTGTGCATCAGATTTCATATTTACTGGAATTACATGCACATGGAACGGTGCTACAGCTTTTGGCCAAACTAAGCCGTTCTCATCGTTAAACTGCTCTGCAATTGCTGCCACTGTACGAGATACACCGATACCGTAACAACCCATAATAAGTGGTTGTGTTTTTCCGTTTTCATCTAGGAATGTTGCGTTCATTGCTTCACTATAACGAGTTCCTAATTTGAATACATGACCAACTTCAATTCCGCGTGCGAAAAGAATTGTTCCGTTCCCATCTGGAGATTGGTCTCCTTCTTGAATGAAGCGTAAATCTGTATATTGACTTACTTTAAAGTCACGTTCTGGATTTACATTTACATAATGGAATCCTTCTTCGTTCGCTCCTGAACATCCGTTAACAATTGATGCTACAGCGTGATCAGCAATAATTTCAATATCACCTGTTACACCAATCGGTCCTAATGAACCAATTTCACAATTTAATAATTCTTTTACTTCTTCATGAGAAGCAAGCTCAACAACTGAAGCGCCGTATACATTTTTCACTTTCACATCGTTTACTTCGTGATCACCACGAACAAGTACAACTACTAATTTCTCATCTACTTTAAATACCATAGACTTAATGCACTTGTCAGCTGCAATGTTTAAGAAT includes:
- a CDS encoding PolC-type DNA polymerase III, whose amino-acid sequence is MSLTNEQQERFQILLQQLQIPDDLINQYLQGGGIERLVIDKANKSWHFDLQVPRILPTELYELLETKLKQSFSHIARTTFALETENKQFTEEEVRAYWPLCTERITFSPMFAYLKKQLPQVNGVKLLINVNNELESTALKKNVAKPVGDQYEVFGFPRFQLDTHIQQNAEEMQKFREQTQQEDRERVIQAMEEMAKKQAEESSVVYEGPITLGYLIKPDEEITPMREIQDEERRKTVQGYVFHVETKELRSGRTLLTLKITDYTDSIMIKMFSRDKEDIPMLQSLKKGMWVKARGSVQNDTFVRDLVMIANDINEITGPSRKDKAPEGEKRVELHLHTPMSQMDAVTPVSRLVAQAGKWGHEAIAVTDHAVAQSFPEAYSAGKKAGVKVIYGVEANLVNDGVPIAYNEAHRLLAEETYVVFDVETTGLSAVYDTVIELAAVKVKGGEIIDRFESFANPHQPLSATIIELTGITDDMLTDAPEVDEVFKKFEEWMGDHTLVAHNASFDMGFINVGFKKAGIEKTNNPVIDTLELARFLFPEMKNHRLNTMCKKLDIELTQHHRAIYDTEATGYLLVKMLKDVIEKGFEYHDQLNDSMGQGDAYKRGRPSHITLLATSDVGLKNLYKLVSYSHLNYFYRVPRVPRSLLKKYREGILVGTACDKGEVFEAMMQKAPEEVEEIAQFYDYIEVMPPEVLRHLVERELVRDEGQLKTIISNLVKLGETLDKPVVATGNVHYLDPEDAMYRKILVSSQGGANPLNRHSLPPVHFRTTDEMLECFSFLGEDKAKEVVVTNTQKIASLIGDVRPVKDDLYTPKIEGADDETRDMSYKMARSIYGEELPEIVEARLEKELKSIIGHGFAVIYLISHKLVKKSLVDGYLVGSRGSVGSSFVATMMEITEVNPLPPHYVCPKCKQSEFFNDGSVGSGFDLPDKDCPTCNVAYVKDGHDIPFETFLGFKGDKVPDIDLNFSGEYQPRAHNYTKVLFGEDYVYRAGTIGTVAEKTAYGYVKGYANDHNLTIRNAEIDRLVAGCTGVKRTTGQHPGGIIVVPDYMDIFDFSPIQFPADSIGAEWRTTHFDFHSIHDNLLKLDILGHDDPTVIRMLQDLSGIDPKTIPTDDPEVMKIFSGPETLGVTEEQINCKTGTLGIPEFGTKFVRQMLEETKPTTFSELVQISGLSHGTDVWLGNANELIYNGTCTLSEVIGCRDDIMVYLIYQGLDPSLAFKIMESVRKGKGVPEEWEDDMKGNNVPGWYIDSCKKIKYMFPKAHAAAYVLMAVRIAYFKVHFALLFYAAYFTVRADDFDVEAMAKGSASIRVKIDEIAQKGLDAAPKEKSLLTVLEMTLEMCERGYSFQKVDLYRSHATEFIIDGDTLIPPFNAVPGLGTNAALSIVEARKNGDFLSKEDLQQRSKVSKTIIEYLDSQGCLGDLPDQNQLSLF
- a CDS encoding proline--tRNA ligase, coding for MKQSMVFSPTLREVPADAEIKSHQLLLRAGFMRQNASGIYSFLPFGLKVLHKVERIVREEMERAGAVELLMPAMQAAELWQESGRWYSYGSELMRMKDRNAREFALGATHEEVITDLVRDEVKSYKKLPLTLYQIQTKFRDEQRPRFGLLRGREFLMKDAYSFHATQESLDEVYDRLYKAYSNIFARCGLNFRAVIADSGAMGGKDTHEFMVLSDVGEDTIAYSDTSDYAANIEMAPVVDTYTKSDEAEKALEKVATPDQKAIEEVSAFLNIAADKCIKSMVFKVDEKLVVVLVRGDHEVNDVKVKNVYGASVVELASHEEVKELLNCEIGSLGPIGVTGDIEIIADHAVASIVNGCSGANEEGFHYVNVNPERDFKVSQYTDLRFIQEGDQSPDGNGTILFARGIEVGHVFKLGTRYSEAMNATFLDENGKTQPLIMGCYGIGVSRTVAAIAEQFNDENGLVWPKAVAPFHVHVIPVNMKSDAQREMGENIYNSLQEQGYEVLLDDRAERAGVKFADADLFGLPVRVTVGKKADEGIVEVKIRATGESEEVKVEELQTYIANILK